In Oncorhynchus kisutch isolate 150728-3 linkage group LG11, Okis_V2, whole genome shotgun sequence, the genomic stretch TATAaactaccgatcctcaacttcggcgatatcatttacaaaatagcttccaatagtctactcagcaaactggatgcagtctatcacagtgccatccgttttgtcaccaaagccccttataccacccaccactgtgacctgtatgctctagtcggctggccctcgctacatatttgtcgccagacacactggctccaggtcatctacaagtctatgctaggtaaagctccggcTTATCTCAGcccactggtcacgataacaacacccacccatagcacgcgctctagcaggtatatctcactggtcatccccaaagccaacacctcctttggccgccttccagttctctgctgctaatgactggaaggaattgcaaaaatcgctgaagctggagacttatatttccctcactaactctaaacatcagctatctgagcagctaaccgaacgctgcagctgtacatagcccacctgtaaatagcccacccaaactacctaactcatccccatattgtttttatttacttttctgctcttttgcacaccagtatttctacttgcacatcaccatctgctcatctatcactgcagtgttaatttgctaaattgtaattacttcggtactatggcctatttattgccttacctccttacgctatttgcacacactgtatagaggatttaaaaaaatgttttattgtgttattgactgtacgcttgtttattccatgtgtaactctgtgttgttgtttatgttgcactgctttgctttatcttggccaggtcgcagttgtaaatgagaacttgttctcaactagcctacctggttaaataaaggtgaaataaaaaaaataaaaaaaataaacaactggacagttttagtgTTTTGGGAACCTATCTCTTAACatatccccacaatgttcccacaagCTAAAGAATAATTATTGGAGCCTTTAaagaacagactaaatgtgttctgggaacattcTTGTAACATCAGGTAAATGTTTTTTGCTGGACAGTTCTTGTGTTTTCGGAAACATACAAAGTTCCCACCAGATTGTTCCCACAACCTAGTGAAACATTCTGGGAAGCTTTAAAGAACAGACATGAtgtgttctgagaacgtttttgtaacatcaggcaaatgttttatacaaacttTCCATAATCATCCATAGGTCTGGAGAGTTTTTGTGTTACTGGAACTTTAACAGCACCAattttgttttgaaagaaaaatattactggtacattgtgttattacattacctGGGAACCTAATGAGAACTTTGGGGTATATGTTCTGAGAACATCCCAAAGATATTTCTTGTTTTTTaatgagaaaaaaatacattttgttatCCAAAGCATTATTtgaatgtttttgttgttatcACCCTAATGTTAGATACAATCCTAACTAGAATTTATTAGGAACCTTAgataatgttctgggaatgttcccggTTTGCTTGGATGGAACGAATGTATAGCTATGACAGCACGCTTTACGCATCAGCAAAACCATCCATTTGAGTGACCGTTTTAAGTAGGTTTGTCTATACCTTTGAGGGTCAAATACCATAAAAAATGTAGACAAGAGACCTATTCCAAACTACTTTGCCATCGAAAAAATTTATGAGTGGCCCTATGCTATTTAAATCTCTGAGGTCTCACAGTTGTTAATAGGTCAAAAGAGCGAGTTGAGTTACCAACATGACAAGACTCACCACATTACAAAGCAATCCATTAGATCAGCATCAATATATTATGGTAGCCTACGTTATTCCAAAATTAAGGAAACTCGTGTGGGCCTATGCTGTAGAAGGCTACATTATAATGACAATGTTTATTGAAATGTGGGCCTAATTACAATGCATACAACGTTACAACAAGTATTTACAGTTGCGCAATGGGAGGGTCTTGGTGTTGATAGGCGGGTTGGCAGCGGGCCGCATCGCTAGTCTCGTTTCCCTCCGCTATTTCTAAATGCAATCTGAATAGGACGGTATCCAAGCGGGAGAGCTGTGGGAAAGAGCCTACCCGGGAGTTTGTCCGCCTCCACCGAAGCAGCCCGAGTTCTAAACTCAGGTTGGACTAGGTCTCGGTCTGTCTATGCGCGGAGCTCtgtggccagagagagagagagagagagagagagagagggagaattaggACGAACTCTCAGTGCACCTTTTTGTCCTCCGATATGCAGATTCTCTGATAAAGCATCAGTTATCTGATCATCTCATACAGGTCCTGGAAAACTGCGAGTGTATGGGAATCTTTAACAGTTTTTTTTTCACCTAGGTATCTCGCCTTGATCTCCTATATAACCCGAGACGATTGTGAGCCGTAATAGGCTATTTTACTACTGACGGCTCTTGCAGCTCTCTCTTGGCATTTTCACGCCTAGGCTACAACAACTACTATTGCTGACTTATTCTGCCTGTGGATCTTGCCGTTGCGTCTTAGAAAAGGTATGATTATGTTGCTATTGTTATCATTAACATATCAATATTGGGTATTTGTGTGGCACTATCTTCTCACAGCAAGTTTAGTCCAGGCGATCACCCAATAGTCGATGGAGCGGCGGAGTGCTTACTTCGAAGACAGAATGTTACCGCATGTCTTGGCTAGCCTATACCATTCAGCATAGGGTATTCTATTTTATACGGATCTACTGGGATTAGTAGACTATTCTGTATAAAATCAAAATGGTAAAGCCTTGATGGAGACTTCTATTGAGACTATATATACCTCAATTTGTAGGTATTGGTATTCCTTCTTGCGCTTCCTTGCTCTCCTGCCTGCCACAAGAAGACGTGGTCGTTTGCGCTAAACAGCATTGCCATGTTTCCAGATACCAATATGGAAGTGAAAGTTGTGTACAACGTGCCTTCACATAGCCCAAACCCTCATAGATTGATTCGTGTCGGCAATAGTTGGCTACATAAGGTAAATAAGAACCCATTTGCGCCACTCCTTTGCGCAAAATGCATTCACGTAGTCTTATGCTGGTTAATTGTGCAGGTTGTGCGGATTCAATCTGTGGATTAGGAAATTGGTGTTTTCTATTGAATTTTCTGTAGGTCTGGTCATTATATAGTCATATATAAAATGTAATAAATTGATGGTAACATGTAAAACAATAGAAATCACACAACCGTCCATTTACAAGTAGCCTTTCTATTGTGAATCTGACAGGAATCGTAAGCGTTCAACCCGGTAAAGATGCACTGAAGGCGGCACAGAATTGTAGGCTATACACGGCGTGACCATCCCTCCATAATTGatttattatatatcctcaacAGATTGATAAACTAGACCCAAATGATTAGTTATCATATTTAGCCTACTGTTTTATTCATTTCTTATTCAAGTTCATTTTAATATAGAGCTATGTAAAACAATAATTCATCATTGTGAAAATATGCCTATGGAAAAAATGGCTTACATTTAAATGATATGGTAAAGTAGTCTATTATAATCTTGGAAAACAGAAAAGAAAAGGCCGCACATTTCTGCTCATTCTCCTGGGTAATTTTACTTATAATAACGTTTCGACCCTTGGGTCTTCATCAGTCTATTATAATCTTGCGTAGATCTTTGCGTGTCTACTTCTTTTCTGACTACATTGATGCTGAGTTGTCCAGCCCGGTGAGTAGTGTCGCATCACTCCCGTTTCACTGGATGCTTCCCTTACCCGCGGAGTCTCATCATATTTAGCAGGCAATGCACACTCAagatcttctctctcccctcttattTCAAAGGTCGAAGAACCGGTCATTatagagcagggatgggcaactagAGGCTGAGATAttttaggaactcagtcggggtctcaatttAATGTTGAGAGTTAGTTAGGATAGAAGAATAGACAAGATGCAATTTCGAAATTtgtttgtgcatcagcagtttttcttgtcactcaattagcccatggcagcaattttttgggggggattaatAAATTAgtccagctatctaaacttgtagtaatcatggtcgaattacccatctggggcccccattgattttgttagtcaatctcactcagatatcatattaaatacggcaaacatttctctccaccttaTGGTAAAATGTGAAGAATGataggaaattagctgtaaaacaccCCTACAaaatctctgccccatggcaaaatgtgtagaattgcaggaaattaacatTTTTTTCTCTAAGCTGTTAAGAGGGTGGCCACTAGAATGTTTTGCTCGCAAGGTGGGGGATGCCCAAAATACCCGCTTAGGGCCCCAAAAGGGCAAAGTCTGACTCTGACTGCGTATGTTGGTATGGATGTGGATACGCAGACCCACAAGccagcccctcatgatgagttcagatgttTTTGTGGCCTCCACCCCCAtgaaagttgcccatccctgttatAGAGCTTTGTAAAATATTCTGGATGCAATCAATCGTCCATAAACTGCAATGCATGTGACATATCTGCATAATGTTCCCTACAAAGCATATGAAATATGTGAAATGTCCTCATCCCTGCAGAGAATCGATAAAAATGAATCTGCtgcttcctcccttccctccaaCCAAGGGGCAGACCTTATATGGTTGGTTCTCTTATAGGCATCACAGCTACTCACCAGGGGAATTATCCACCAATATGCAATTGATATGAAATGTATActatggttatattatatcattgACGTGAATTACTACATTGTTTTAACACTATTATTACAATGAGAGCAAATTGTGCTACATTTCCAGTCATTCCAACCCCTTCATTTCCCCCCTCTCTGCAGGTTTAGGAAGCAGAGGAAGTGAACCACTCCAGAATCATGGGACACTTTCAGATCTCCCCCATTCTCTCCCTTGGCCTTCGGTTCGTGGTTGTCGTAGCGATCCTGTTCCTCAAATTCCAACATGTGCCGGCTATGTCCTCGGATGTGGACTTGGATCAGTTCGTGTCTCCTACTGCCAGCAGCAACATTACTGTGTGCACTACAGCAGGCACAGCATGCGAAAAAGGGGTGATTCTGCCTGTCTGGGAACCTCAGAATCCCTCGTTCGGGGACAAAGTGGCACGGGCTACAGTCTACTTCGTGGCCCTGGTGTACATGTTCCTTGGAGTGTCCATCATCGCTGACCGTTTCATGGCGTCCATCGAAGTCATCACCTCTCAGGAGAAAGAGATCACTATTAAGAGACCCAACGGagagaccaccaccaccaccgtgcGGATCTGGAACGAGACAGTGTCCAACCTCACGCTCATGGCCCTGGGTTCTAGTGCCCCTGAGATCCTACTGTCCGTCATTGAGGTTTGTGGACACGGTTTTGATGCGGGAGCGTTGGGCCCCAGCACTATCGTGGGCAGCGCCGCCTTCAACATGTTTGTCATCATCGGCATCTGTGTGTGGGTGGTGCCCGACGGGGAGGTCCGTAAGGTCAAGCACCTGCGCGTCTTCTTCGTCACAGCCACCTGGAGCATCTTCGCCTACATATGGCTCTACCTGATCCTGGCAGTCATCTCCCCTGGCATAGTGCAGGTATGGGAGGGCCTGCTCACCCTCTTCTTCTTCCCCATCTGCGTGTTGTTCGCCTGGGTCGCTGACCGACGCCTGCTCTTCTACAAGTACGTCTACAAGCGCTACCGTACCGGCAAGCAGCGGGGCATGATCATTGAGACCGAGGGCGACCGCCCGCTCCCGTCCAAAGTCGACATCGAGATGGATGGGAAGATGCTCAACTCTCACGCGGCGGACTTCCTGGACGGGCCTCTGGGGCTGGACCTGAACGTGAAGGACCTGGATGAGGAGGAGACCCGGCGCGACATGGCCAAGATCCTCAAGGAGCTGAAGCAGAAGCACCCAGATAAAGAGGTGGAGCAGCTGATTGAACTGGCCAACTACCAGGTATTGAGTTCACAGCAGAAGAGCAGGGCCTTCTATCGCTGCCAGGCCACCAGGCTCATGACCGGCGCTGGGAACATCCTGAAGAAGCATGCAGCCGACCAGGCCCGCAAGGCCATCAGCCTGCACGAGGTCCGCTCTGATGTGGCTGATAACGACCCTGTCTCCAAGATCTATTTTGACCCTGGCTCCTACCAGTGCCTGGAGAACTGCGGCACAGTGGCAGTGAACGTGCTACGCCGAGGTGGCGACCTGACCAAGACTGTGTCAGTGGAATTCCGTACGGAGGATGGATCAGCCAACGCGGGCTCAGACTACGAATTTACCGAAGGGGTGGTGGTGTTCAAGCCCGGAGAGACCCAGAAAGAGATCCGCGTGGGTATTATCGATGATGACATCTTTGAGGAGGACGAGAACTTCCTGATCCATCTGAGCAACGTCAAAGTGCTGCtggcagagggggaggaggtagagaaccCAGAGACCAATCACGTGGAGGCAGTGGCCTGTCTCGGTCTGCCCGCCACTGCAACCGTGACCATCTTTGATGACGACCACGCCGGCATCTTCACGTTCGAGGAGCCGGTGGCGCACGTGAGTGAGAGCGTGGGTACCATGGAGGTGAAGGTGCTGCGTACATCGGGGGCACGTGGGGTCGTCATGGTGCCCTACAAGACTGTGGAGGGCACAGCACGCGGAGGTGGAGAGGACTTTGAAGATACTCACGGGGTCTTGGAGTTCCAGAACGATGAAATCTTGTAAGTTCATATTTTACTTGTGTACAGTGAAGGTTATTTGAAGTAGTTATTATATGTGGGGCTGACATTACACTGCTTATAAGCATACTATTATGCTTTTTTTGACATTTACATTTGAAGGAATACTTtcagacaaaaaaaaagaaagtgagTAGGCTGTTGAAATATGTAGTATAATATATGAATCTGTATCCACCAATGCAGTTTATTGTCAGTATCTTTAGATATGCATGTGTAGTCTATGCTGATGCTGGGTTTTGTTTGTCTGTGAATGCCTTGATGAGGATGATGTGGTGGatggtgagtgtgtttgtgtcatgTCGTGGtcgtggtgcagtggactgctcCTGTGCCATTAGGAGACGTCGTCAACTCTCTTAGTTTCCGCTCTCCTCTTTGCTTcttctttcattcattcattctgtcATTAATTCACTCATTTACTTATTGATGTATTTATCGAATGTGTGATTTCTGCAGCAACTGTGTATCGATCTCACTCAGATTTATCCATGTTTGATCGCTACTCATTCATTTCAGTGGCATGACTAGCCTGAACTCTTTAAGCCTGACTATTGCTGATGTGTATTGAATTGATTGCTTAGTAGACAATCTGAGTATAAATTACTGACTTGACATTCTGGGTTAATGATCAGGCCTGGCTCAATACTGTTCTGGAAAAGAGCATTTCATATTTCTATACATTAAGGTTTGGCatgttaattatttttttaaaggacaAGAGCTACTTGTCTCTCTATCTATTCCCCTCTATCCCttcgtctctccctctgtccccataCTCACCCTCTTTGACATGCAGGGGACGAGTGAGACAGATGAATGAAAAGGGCTCATTTTGAAACAGATTCAAAGCAGATGTTTAGGTTCAACTTTCCAAGGCCCATTGCATAGTTTCCATAGTGTAGCTCTCACGGCACTGCTAAGTGGATTTTAATAACACTTGTCTAAATGAAATGATGGAGTGTCAGAGGCGAGGGGCCGGCGGTTCTGTAAGGCAGACCTTTTACTCCATCCTATAGGAACCTGTAGGACCCAGTAGACTACAGTCTAACCGCAGCTCTGGGAAAGGAGTTTTCGGCCTGGAATGGAATGGTGTTAGCTGACTGTTGTATTTTTCCTTGCAAGGTGTAATTTGATTTAATATGGCAATATAATATACCATTAGATTAGAtgagtttattagtcacatgcacagggtcacAGATGTAATTGCAgagtacagtgaaattcttatgcGCCGAGCTCTTACAGTGCAGGTCAAAAAG encodes the following:
- the LOC109899794 gene encoding sodium/calcium exchanger 1 isoform X2 encodes the protein MGHFQISPILSLGLRFVVVVAILFLKFQHVPAMSSDVDLDQFVSPTASSNITVCTTAGTACEKGVILPVWEPQNPSFGDKVARATVYFVALVYMFLGVSIIADRFMASIEVITSQEKEITIKRPNGETTTTTVRIWNETVSNLTLMALGSSAPEILLSVIEVCGHGFDAGALGPSTIVGSAAFNMFVIIGICVWVVPDGEVRKVKHLRVFFVTATWSIFAYIWLYLILAVISPGIVQVWEGLLTLFFFPICVLFAWVADRRLLFYKYVYKRYRTGKQRGMIIETEGDRPLPSKVDIEMDGKMLNSHAADFLDGPLGLDLNVKDLDEEETRRDMAKILKELKQKHPDKEVEQLIELANYQVLSSQQKSRAFYRCQATRLMTGAGNILKKHAADQARKAISLHEVRSDVADNDPVSKIYFDPGSYQCLENCGTVAVNVLRRGGDLTKTVSVEFRTEDGSANAGSDYEFTEGVVVFKPGETQKEIRVGIIDDDIFEEDENFLIHLSNVKVLLAEGEEVENPETNHVEAVACLGLPATATVTIFDDDHAGIFTFEEPVAHVSESVGTMEVKVLRTSGARGVVMVPYKTVEGTARGGGEDFEDTHGVLEFQNDEILKTIAIKILDREEYDKHSYFTLELQTPYWRTRGWTATEVAEKEVEEVVPLTGVDDEEQRIADMGRPTLGDHVKLEIIIEESYEFKNTVDKLIKKTNLALLVGTNSWRDQFIEAITVSAGEDDEDEECGEEKLPSCFDYVMHFLTVFWKVLFAFVPPTDYWNGWACFVVSICMIGLLTAFIGDLASHFGCTVGLKDSVTAVVFVALGTSVPDTFASKVAAIQDQYADASIGNVTGSNAVNVFLGIGVAWSIAAIYHNSKGNDFKVDPGSLAFSVTLFTIFAFICVGVLMYRRRPSIGGELGGPRTPKILTTMLFVSLWLLYILFSSLEAYCHFRAF
- the LOC109899794 gene encoding sodium/calcium exchanger 1 isoform X1, which gives rise to MGHFQISPILSLGLRFVVVVAILFLKFQHVPAMSSDVDLDQFVSPTASSNITVCTTAGTACEKGVILPVWEPQNPSFGDKVARATVYFVALVYMFLGVSIIADRFMASIEVITSQEKEITIKRPNGETTTTTVRIWNETVSNLTLMALGSSAPEILLSVIEVCGHGFDAGALGPSTIVGSAAFNMFVIIGICVWVVPDGEVRKVKHLRVFFVTATWSIFAYIWLYLILAVISPGIVQVWEGLLTLFFFPICVLFAWVADRRLLFYKYVYKRYRTGKQRGMIIETEGDRPLPSKVDIEMDGKMLNSHAADFLDGPLGLDLNVKDLDEEETRRDMAKILKELKQKHPDKEVEQLIELANYQVLSSQQKSRAFYRCQATRLMTGAGNILKKHAADQARKAISLHEVRSDVADNDPVSKIYFDPGSYQCLENCGTVAVNVLRRGGDLTKTVSVEFRTEDGSANAGSDYEFTEGVVVFKPGETQKEIRVGIIDDDIFEEDENFLIHLSNVKVLLAEGEEVENPETNHVEAVACLGLPATATVTIFDDDHAGIFTFEEPVAHVSESVGTMEVKVLRTSGARGVVMVPYKTVEGTARGGGEDFEDTHGVLEFQNDEIFKCIKVRIIDDEEYEKNKTFYVEMGEPRLMETNDSKATEVAEKEVEEVVPLTGVDDEEQRIADMGRPTLGDHVKLEIIIEESYEFKNTVDKLIKKTNLALLVGTNSWRDQFIEAITVSAGEDDEDEECGEEKLPSCFDYVMHFLTVFWKVLFAFVPPTDYWNGWACFVVSICMIGLLTAFIGDLASHFGCTVGLKDSVTAVVFVALGTSVPDTFASKVAAIQDQYADASIGNVTGSNAVNVFLGIGVAWSIAAIYHNSKGNDFKVDPGSLAFSVTLFTIFAFICVGVLMYRRRPSIGGELGGPRTPKILTTMLFVSLWLLYILFSSLEAYCHFRAF